The proteins below are encoded in one region of Dasypus novemcinctus isolate mDasNov1 chromosome 13, mDasNov1.1.hap2, whole genome shotgun sequence:
- the NCSTN gene encoding nicastrin isoform X2 gives MVLLEGKLFTRNLMEKLKGETRRIAGLAVSLAKPSPPTGFSPSVQCPNDGFGVYSTASGPEFAHCREIQWNPLGNGLAYEDFSFPIFLLEDEKETQVIKQCYQDHNLSQNGSAPAFPLCAMQLFSHMHAVISTVTCMRRSSIQSTFSINPEIVCDPLSDYNVWSMLKPINTSGTLEPADRVVVAATRLDSRSFFWNVAPGAESAVASFVTQLAAAEALQKAPDVTTLPRNVMFVFFQGETFDYIGSSRMVYDMEKGKFPIQLENIDSFVELGQVALRTSLELWMHTDPMSQKNESVRNQVESLLAILENIGVGVPTVALRRLNQSQPLPPSSLQRFLRARNISGVVLTDHSAAFHNRYYESIYDTAENINVSYPETLSPEEELHFVTDTAKALADVATVLGRALYQLAGGTNVSTVQADPKTVTRLLYGFLVRANNSWFQSIMRQDLRSYLGDGPLQHYIAVSSPTNTTYVVQYALANLTGKVIDLTREQCQDPSKVPNESKDLYEYSWVQGSLNSNETDRLPQCVRSTARLARALSPAFELRQWSSTEYSTWTESRWKDIRARIFLIASRELELITLIVGFGILVFSLIVTYFINAKADVLFVTPREPGAVSY, from the exons ATGGTTCTGCTGGAAGGCAAGCTCTTTACCAG GAATCTGATGGAGAAACTGAAGGGGGAAACCAGACGAATTGCTGGTCTTGCAGTGTCCTTGGCCAAACCTAGTCCACCCACAGGCTTCTCTCCTAGTGTACAGTGCCCCAATGATGGGTTTG GTGTGTACTCCACCGCCTCCGGGCCAGAGTTTGCTCACTGTAGAGAAATACAGTGGAACCCCCTGGGCAATGGCTTGGCTTATGAAGACTTTAGTTTTCCCatctttcttcttgaagatgAAAAGGAAACCCAGGTCATCAAGCAG TGCTATCAAGATCACAACCTGAGTCAGAATGGCTCAGCACCAGCCTTCCCACTGTGTGCCATGCAGCTCTTCTCACACATGCATGCAGTCATCAGCACTGTCACCTGTATGCGACGCAGCTCCATCCAGAGCACCTTCAGTATCAACCCAG AAATCGTCTGTGATCCCCTGTCAGACTACAACGTATGGAGTATGCTTAAGCCTATAAATACATCTGGGACATTAGAGCCTGCTGACAGGGTTGTGGTTGCTGCCACCCGG CTGGACAGTCGTTCCTTTTTCTGGAATGTAGCCCCAGGGGCTGAAAGTGCTGTTGCCTCCTTTGTTACCCAGCTGGCTGCAGCCGAAGCTTTGCAAAAGGCACCTGATGTGACCACCCTACCCCGGAATGTCATGTTTGTCTTTTTCCAAGGG GAAACATTTGACTACATTGGCAGCTCAAGAATGGTCTACGATATGGAAAAGGGCAAGTTTCCTATACAGTTAGAGAACATTGACTCATTCGTGGAGCTGGGACAG gTGGCCTTAAGGACTTCACTAGAGCTTTGGATGCACACAGACCCCATGTCTCAGAAAAATGAGTCAGTACGGAACCAG GTGGAAAGTCTCCTGGCCATATTGGAGAACATCGGTGTTGGTGTCCCTACCGTAGCCCTCAGAAGGCTGAATCAGTCCCAGCCTCTCCCACCGTCTTCTCTGCAGCGATTTCTTCGAGCTCGAAACATCTCAGGTGTTGTTCTTACTGACCACTCTGCTGCCTTCCATAATCG CTACTACGAGAGCATTTATGACACTGCTGAGAACATTAATGTGAGCTACCCTGAAACGCTGAGCCCTGAAGAGGAACTGCACTTTGTGACAGACACTGCCAAG GCCCTGGCAGATGTGGCTACGGTGCTGGGACGAGCACTCTACCAGCTTGCAGGAGGAACCAACGTCAGTACAGTTCAGGCTGATCCCAAGACG GTTACCCGTCTGCTCTATGGGTTCCTGGTTAGAGCCAACAACTCATGGTTCCAGTCAATCATGAGGCAGGACCTGAGGTCCTACTTGG GTGACGGGCCCCTTCAACATTACATTGCCGTCTCCAGCCCCACCAACACTACTTATGTGGTACAGTATGCCTTGGCAAATTTGACTGGCAAGGTGATTGACCTTACCCGAGAACAATGCCAGGATCCAAGTAAAGTCCcaaatgaaagcaaggat CTGTATGAGTACTCATGGGTTCAGGGGTCTTTGAATTCCAACGAGACGGACCGGCTCCCCCAGTGTGTGCGTTCCACGGCACGACTGGCCAGGGCCTTGTCCCCTGCTTTTGAACTGAGGCAGTGGAGCTCTACTGAATACTCAACATGGACCGAGAGCCGCTGGAAAGATATCCGTGCCCGGATATTTCTGATAGCCAGCAGAGAGCTTGAG cTCATCACCCTGATAGTGGGCTtcggcatccttgtcttctctcTCATCGTCACCTActtcatcaatgccaaagctgatGTCCTTTTCGTTACTCCCCGGGAGCCAGGAGCTGTGTCTTACTGA
- the NCSTN gene encoding nicastrin isoform X1 has protein sequence MATAVEGSGTDRGSRGLLHLLFFCVLLAGLCRGNSVERKIYIPLNKTAPCVRLLNATHQIGCQSSISGDTGVIHVVEKEEDLKWVLTDGPNPPYMVLLEGKLFTRNLMEKLKGETRRIAGLAVSLAKPSPPTGFSPSVQCPNDGFGVYSTASGPEFAHCREIQWNPLGNGLAYEDFSFPIFLLEDEKETQVIKQCYQDHNLSQNGSAPAFPLCAMQLFSHMHAVISTVTCMRRSSIQSTFSINPEIVCDPLSDYNVWSMLKPINTSGTLEPADRVVVAATRLDSRSFFWNVAPGAESAVASFVTQLAAAEALQKAPDVTTLPRNVMFVFFQGETFDYIGSSRMVYDMEKGKFPIQLENIDSFVELGQVALRTSLELWMHTDPMSQKNESVRNQVESLLAILENIGVGVPTVALRRLNQSQPLPPSSLQRFLRARNISGVVLTDHSAAFHNRYYESIYDTAENINVSYPETLSPEEELHFVTDTAKALADVATVLGRALYQLAGGTNVSTVQADPKTVTRLLYGFLVRANNSWFQSIMRQDLRSYLGDGPLQHYIAVSSPTNTTYVVQYALANLTGKVIDLTREQCQDPSKVPNESKDLYEYSWVQGSLNSNETDRLPQCVRSTARLARALSPAFELRQWSSTEYSTWTESRWKDIRARIFLIASRELELITLIVGFGILVFSLIVTYFINAKADVLFVTPREPGAVSY, from the exons ATGGCCACGGCTGTGGAAGGCTCTGGCACTGATCGGGGAAGTCGGGGTCTTCTTCACCTTCTCTTTTTCTGCGTCTTACTGGCAG GTTTGTGCAGGGGAAATTCAGTGGAAAGGAAGATCTACATCCCCTTAAATAAAACAGCACCCTGTGTCCGTCTGCTCAATGCCACTCATCAGATTGGCTGCCAGT CTTCCATTAGTGGGGACACAGGGGTTATCCACGTagtagagaaagaagaggacCTGAAGTGGGTGTTGACTGATGGCCCCAACCCACCTTACATGGTTCTGCTGGAAGGCAAGCTCTTTACCAG GAATCTGATGGAGAAACTGAAGGGGGAAACCAGACGAATTGCTGGTCTTGCAGTGTCCTTGGCCAAACCTAGTCCACCCACAGGCTTCTCTCCTAGTGTACAGTGCCCCAATGATGGGTTTG GTGTGTACTCCACCGCCTCCGGGCCAGAGTTTGCTCACTGTAGAGAAATACAGTGGAACCCCCTGGGCAATGGCTTGGCTTATGAAGACTTTAGTTTTCCCatctttcttcttgaagatgAAAAGGAAACCCAGGTCATCAAGCAG TGCTATCAAGATCACAACCTGAGTCAGAATGGCTCAGCACCAGCCTTCCCACTGTGTGCCATGCAGCTCTTCTCACACATGCATGCAGTCATCAGCACTGTCACCTGTATGCGACGCAGCTCCATCCAGAGCACCTTCAGTATCAACCCAG AAATCGTCTGTGATCCCCTGTCAGACTACAACGTATGGAGTATGCTTAAGCCTATAAATACATCTGGGACATTAGAGCCTGCTGACAGGGTTGTGGTTGCTGCCACCCGG CTGGACAGTCGTTCCTTTTTCTGGAATGTAGCCCCAGGGGCTGAAAGTGCTGTTGCCTCCTTTGTTACCCAGCTGGCTGCAGCCGAAGCTTTGCAAAAGGCACCTGATGTGACCACCCTACCCCGGAATGTCATGTTTGTCTTTTTCCAAGGG GAAACATTTGACTACATTGGCAGCTCAAGAATGGTCTACGATATGGAAAAGGGCAAGTTTCCTATACAGTTAGAGAACATTGACTCATTCGTGGAGCTGGGACAG gTGGCCTTAAGGACTTCACTAGAGCTTTGGATGCACACAGACCCCATGTCTCAGAAAAATGAGTCAGTACGGAACCAG GTGGAAAGTCTCCTGGCCATATTGGAGAACATCGGTGTTGGTGTCCCTACCGTAGCCCTCAGAAGGCTGAATCAGTCCCAGCCTCTCCCACCGTCTTCTCTGCAGCGATTTCTTCGAGCTCGAAACATCTCAGGTGTTGTTCTTACTGACCACTCTGCTGCCTTCCATAATCG CTACTACGAGAGCATTTATGACACTGCTGAGAACATTAATGTGAGCTACCCTGAAACGCTGAGCCCTGAAGAGGAACTGCACTTTGTGACAGACACTGCCAAG GCCCTGGCAGATGTGGCTACGGTGCTGGGACGAGCACTCTACCAGCTTGCAGGAGGAACCAACGTCAGTACAGTTCAGGCTGATCCCAAGACG GTTACCCGTCTGCTCTATGGGTTCCTGGTTAGAGCCAACAACTCATGGTTCCAGTCAATCATGAGGCAGGACCTGAGGTCCTACTTGG GTGACGGGCCCCTTCAACATTACATTGCCGTCTCCAGCCCCACCAACACTACTTATGTGGTACAGTATGCCTTGGCAAATTTGACTGGCAAGGTGATTGACCTTACCCGAGAACAATGCCAGGATCCAAGTAAAGTCCcaaatgaaagcaaggat CTGTATGAGTACTCATGGGTTCAGGGGTCTTTGAATTCCAACGAGACGGACCGGCTCCCCCAGTGTGTGCGTTCCACGGCACGACTGGCCAGGGCCTTGTCCCCTGCTTTTGAACTGAGGCAGTGGAGCTCTACTGAATACTCAACATGGACCGAGAGCCGCTGGAAAGATATCCGTGCCCGGATATTTCTGATAGCCAGCAGAGAGCTTGAG cTCATCACCCTGATAGTGGGCTtcggcatccttgtcttctctcTCATCGTCACCTActtcatcaatgccaaagctgatGTCCTTTTCGTTACTCCCCGGGAGCCAGGAGCTGTGTCTTACTGA
- the NHLH1 gene encoding helix-loop-helix protein 1 translates to MMLNSDSMELDLPPTHSETESGFSDCGGGVGPDGAGPGGPGGGQARGPEPGEPGRKDLQHLSREERRRRRRATAKYRTAHATRERIRVEAFNLAFAELRKLLPTLPPDKKLSKIEILRLAICYISYLNHVLDV, encoded by the coding sequence ATGATGCTCAACTCAGACTCCATGGAGCTGGACCTGCCTCCCACCCACTCGGAGACCGAGTCCGGCTTCAGCGActgcgggggaggggtgggaccTGATGGTGCTGGGCCCGGGGGTCCTGGAGGGGGTCAAGCCCGGGGCCCCGAGCCAGGAGAGCCTGGCCGCAAAGACCTGCAGCACCTGAGCCGCGAGGAGCGCAGGCGCCGACGCCGAGCCACAGCCAAGTACCGCACAGCCCACGCCACGCGGGAGCGCATCCGCGTGGAAGCCTTCAACCTGGCCTTCGCGGAGCTGCGCAAGCTGCTGCCCACGCTGCCCCCCGACAAGAAGCTCTCCAAGATTGAGATCCTGCGCCTCGCCATCTGCTACATCTCCTACCTGAACCACGTGCTGGACGTCTGA